The Deinococcus aerolatus genome contains a region encoding:
- a CDS encoding ABC transporter permease: MLSFAVSRALQSLGVLLIASVFTFSLIFMLPADPARLVAGPSASVQTVNSIRRELGLDRPFAAQYALYLTNLLRGDLGRSYKQQTAVRSLIASRIWPTFQLMLGAVALELLLGLPLGIWAALRRGRWPDRLVMGFAFLGAAAPQFWLGLSLVYLLAYGLNLFPLGGYGGLSHLFLPALTLGLGGAGWYARVIRSSLLEVLSRDYVRTARAKGLSPRRVVVRHALRNAAPPIISMIGLDIGVFMGGVVVVESVFGWPGLGRLVWDAIRVVDIPVIVGVVIFSAVVITLANLLADLVQLVLDPRIRYA, encoded by the coding sequence ATGCTGAGCTTCGCGGTGTCACGGGCGCTGCAGAGTCTCGGCGTCCTGCTGATCGCCTCGGTCTTCACGTTCAGCCTGATTTTCATGCTGCCCGCCGATCCGGCGAGGCTGGTGGCCGGGCCCAGCGCCAGCGTCCAGACGGTCAACAGCATCCGGCGGGAACTGGGCCTGGACCGCCCCTTCGCCGCGCAGTACGCCCTGTACCTGACCAATCTGCTGCGGGGCGACCTGGGCCGCTCCTACAAGCAGCAGACGGCGGTGCGTTCCCTGATCGCCTCACGGATCTGGCCCACCTTTCAGTTGATGCTGGGGGCTGTAGCCCTGGAACTGCTGCTGGGGTTGCCGCTGGGCATCTGGGCCGCCCTGAGGCGCGGGCGCTGGCCGGACCGACTGGTGATGGGGTTCGCCTTTCTGGGGGCCGCCGCGCCGCAGTTCTGGCTGGGCCTGAGTCTGGTCTACCTGCTGGCCTACGGCCTGAATCTGTTTCCGCTGGGCGGCTACGGCGGCCTCTCGCACTTGTTCCTGCCGGCGCTGACGCTGGGTCTGGGCGGGGCAGGCTGGTACGCCCGGGTGATCCGCTCCAGCCTGCTGGAGGTGCTGTCCCGCGACTACGTGCGCACCGCCCGCGCCAAGGGGCTGTCACCACGCCGCGTGGTCGTGCGCCACGCGCTGCGCAACGCGGCCCCGCCCATCATCAGCATGATCGGCCTGGACATCGGCGTCTTCATGGGCGGTGTGGTTGTGGTGGAGAGCGTCTTCGGCTGGCCGGGGCTGGGCCGGCTGGTCTGGGACGCCATCCGCGTGGTGGATATTCCCGTCATCGTCGGCGTGGTGATCTTCAGCGCTGTGGTGATCACGCTCGCCAATCTGCTGGCTGACCTGGTGCAACTCGTCCTTGATCCCCGCATCCGCTACGCGTAA